One segment of Larus michahellis chromosome 14, bLarMic1.1, whole genome shotgun sequence DNA contains the following:
- the AATK gene encoding serine/threonine-protein kinase LMTK1 isoform X6: MLACLCCKKGDIGFKFSLLGVCPPTRPPAQEFENAEGDDYVTELSAQGSPAPQHGPEVYVLPLTKVSLPMAKQPGRSVQLLKSADLGRQSLLYLKEIGHGWFGKVFLGEVNSGISSTQVVVKELKASASVQDQMQFLEEAQPYRALQHTNLLQCLAQCAEVTPYLLVMEFCPLGDLKGYLRSCRGAEAMTPDPLTLQRMACEVACGVLHLHRNNYIHSDLALRNCLLTADLTVKIGDYGLSHCKYKTLHTWQDDYFVTADQLWVPLRWIAPELIDEVHGNLLIVDQTKSSNVWSLGVTIWELFELGSQPYDHYSDRQVLAYAIKEQQLKLPKPQLKLSLSERWYEVMQFCWLQPEQRPTAEEVHLLLSYLCAKGATEAEEEFEKRWNSMKPNGSASASHHGAELSSFPLLEQFSADGFPSDGDDILTVMETSHGLNFEYKWEHTKTEHFQAPLGSLSPSSAARYHDLYYPATTTGHLSLGVSPSCYECKPPGCPGLPAPSVVPILGAHSPSLGSEYYIRIEGPGEGSAELDYAMCAYSPAGERGSPRPPSCWRAQGARNGSTYDSDSSPTVSLSMEPLLGHAPAGEGSWECAEYYPYPCQGQEPRGYEPSPSHGAEGYLLEEEPPQPGSQDWPVPGFQPSIFADPLGVSPSVNCAYSPRGYGEPRAAPPGGWPPGQSGARPDCVALELGEDSPPGAPRPQGASPPAQRHPWASNSSSNNNIGSGSPVAREPPAGDSWCYRRMITFRGLMAKPLGTVPRGQPQLGGSPPGHDFRHPRQDQAPGTAGGSSSPCRSPSPRRQAWHSRDSSTSGRSQAAALAGSPATPWGPSTALPAGAGAQHDACPDESVEGSSPARSPLPNAAAAPGTGEATPMASTATANPDPPAEPGVDGAQPAPEASEAAAPVPGEAVAESGACAAGDADRTPDKTFSSASFPSVDEGSDEDTAELTSGVFTDFSGDYTERVETAPAFKSLQKQVGTPDSLESLDIPSTASSCEVFSPTAFIPAGQPKALDSGYDTENNESPEFVLKEPHEPREPEAFSQLGKPPPGLPGGDSEGPAPETRLSTSLGAELHSLAEKNPYRDSAYFSDYDAEAERGPKDEEDSDGSRTPEAEEGPRPPTQDLEQASTPGEDPLHPPGAPGSPPAAPGVAVAADTPVPGDLVGDWRGAEAGNTPAPTAPGTEQRPAGTGLVPGSSPRPDADACPPGSVPPKTFFLTPVLVSPGESAPIGGTRVPEGVPGLGEAAAGGEQTVPPAPGLGEPGLPPEGTGVGDAPGGPSTLLPGSESPPGLSPLPSPREPRPAAPERREEPEEEEEDTEDSDESDEELRCYNIQEQSEESEEEPAAVPIVVAESQSSRNLRSLLKMPSLLSEAFCEDLERKKKAVSFYDDVTIYLFDQESPTRELAEQSFPEPPQPSGQPPASGSPPSPADRLGASDDSSDGNASEESGGFEWDDDFPLMPVKPSLVASLTGTPAEPDPAVPVLPALVPAQKQVLPIQFSRFTVSPAPVSRFSITHVSDSDMDSIGGSSEDGDRE; this comes from the exons ATGTTGGCCTGCCTGTGCTGCAAGAAGGGGGACATTGGCTTCAAG TTCTCTCTGCTCGGGGTGTGCCCCCCCACGCGCCCCCCGGCCCAGGAGTTTGAGAACGCCGAGGGGGACGACTACGTGACGGAGCTCTCGGCCCAGGGCTCGCCCGCCCCCCAGCATGGCCCCGAGGTCTACGTGCTGCCCCTCACCAAGGTCTCCTTGCCCATGGCCAAGCAGCCGGGGCGCTCAG TGCAGCTCCTCAAGTCGGCGGACCTGGGGCggcagagcctgctctacctGAAGGAGATCGGGCACGGCTGGTTCGGCAAG GTGTTCCTGGGGGAGGTGAACTCGGGCATCAGCAGCACCCAGGTGGTGGTGAAGGAGCTGAAGGCGAGCGCCAGCGTGCAGGACCAGATGCAGTTCCTGGAGGAAGCGCAGCCCTACAG GGCCCTCCAGCACACCAACCTGCTGCAGTGCCTGGCCCAGTGCGCCGAGGTCACCCCGTACCTTCTGGTGATGGAGTTCTGCCCGCTG GGTGACCTGAAGGGGTACCTGCGGAGCTGTCGGGGGGCCGAGGCCATGACCCCGGACCCGCTGACCCTGCAGAGGATGGCGTGCGAGGTGGCCTGCGGCGTCCTGCACCTGCACAGGAACAACTACATCCACAG CGACCTGGCCCTGCGGAACTGCCTGCTCACCGCAGACCTGACCGTCAAGATCGGAGACTATGGGCTCTCGCACTGCAAGTACAAA ACCCTGCATACTTGGCAGGACGACTACTTCGTGACGGCCGACCAGCTGTGGGTGCCGCTGCGCTGGATCGCACCCGAGCTCATCGACGAAGTGCACGGCAACCTGCTCATCGTGGACCAGACCAAGTCCAGCAATGTCTg GTCGCTGGGCGTCACCATCTGGGAGCTGTTTGAGCTGGGCAGCCAGCCCTACGACCACTACTCCGACCGGCAAGTGCTCGCCTACGCCATCAAGGAGCAGCAGCTCAAGCTGCCCAAGCCCCAGCTGAAGCTGTCGCTGTCGGAGCGCTG GTACGAGGTGATGCAGTTCTGCTGGCTGCAGCCGGAGCAGCGCCCGACGGCGGAGGAGGTGCACCTCCTGCTCTCCTACCTCTGCGCCAAGGGGGCGACGGAGGCAGAGGAAGAGTTCGAGAAGCGCTGGAACTCCATGAAGCCCAACGGCAGCGCCAGCGCCAGCCACCACGGTGCCGAGCTCTCCTCCTTCCCGCTGCTGGAGCAGTTCTCGGCCGACGGCTTCCCCTCGGACGGGGACGACATCCTCACCGTCATGGAGACCAGCCACGGCCTCAATTTCGAGTACAAGTGGGAGCACACCAAGACAGAGCACTTCCAGGCGCCCCTGGGGTCCCTGAGCCCCAGCAGTGCCGCCCGCTACCACGACCTCTACTACCCGGCCACAACCACGGGGCACCTGAGCCTGGGGGTCTCACCCTCCTGCTACGAGTGCAAGCCACCGGGCTGCCCTGGCTTGCCGGCACCCAGCGTGGTGCCCATCCTGGGCGCCCACAGCCCCTCGCTTGGCAGCGAGTACTACATCCGCATCGAGGGgcccggggagggcagcgctGAGCTGGACTACGCCATGTGCGCCTACAGCCCCGCGGGCGAGCGGGGGTCCCCGCGCCCCCCGTCCTGCTGGAGAGCACAGGGTGCCCGCAACGGCAGCACCTACGACTCCGACAGCAGCCCCACCGTCTCCCTCAGCATGGAGCCGCTTCTGGGCCACGCGCCGGCGGGCGAGGGCTCCTGGGAATGCGCCGAGTACTACCCCtacccctgccaggggcaggagcCGCGGGGCTACGAGCCATCCCCTAGCCACGGGGCCGAGGGCTACCTGCTGGaggaggagcccccccagccGGGCAGCCAGGACTGGCCCGTCCCTGGTTTCCAGCCCAGCATCTTCGCCGACCCGCTGGGCGTCTCCCCGTCGGTGAACTGCGCCTACAGCCCCCGGGGGTACGGGGAGCCGCGGGCAGCCCCGCCGGGCGGGTGGCCGCCAGGGCAGAGCGGGGCCCGGCCGGACTGCGTGGCGCTGGAGCTGGGTGAGGAcagcccccccggagccccccgcccGCAGGGTGCGAGCCCCCCAGCTCAGCGGCACCCCTGGGCCTCCAACAGCTCCTCCAACAACAACATCGGCAGCGGCAGCCCCGTGGCCCGTGAGCCCCCGGCCGGCGACAGCTGGTGCTACCGCCGCATGATCACCTTCCGCGGGCTGATGGCCAAGCCGCTGGGCACCGTGCCACGCGGCCAGCCCCAGCTTGGGGGGTCCCCGCCGGGCCACGACTTCCGCCACCCgcggcaggatcaggcccccggcaccgccggcgGCTCCTCCTCCCCGTGCCGCTCGCCCTCCCCGCGGCGTCAGGCCTGGCACAGCCGTGACTCATCAACCTCCGGccgctcgcaggcagcagcgctggctggcagccctgccACGCCGTGGGGCCCCAGCACGGCCCTGCCAGCCGGAGCGGGGGCCCAGCACGATGCCTGCCCGGACGAGAGCGTggaggggagcagccctgcccgcagcccgctGCCCAACGCCGCGGCTGCACCGGGGACGGGGGAAGCCACCCCCATGGCCAGCACCGCCACTGCGAACCCTGACCCCCCCGCGGAGCCCGGCGTAGATGGCGCCCAGCCTGCGCCGGAGGCCTCCGAGGCAGCCGCGCCGGTGCCCGGGGAGGCTGTCGCTGAGAGCGGTGCGTGTGCTGCCGGCGATGCGGACCGGACACCGGACAAGACCTTCTCCAGCGCCAGCTTCCCCAGCGTGGACGAGGGGAGCGATGAGGACACGGCGGAGCTGACCTCTGGCGTCTTCACCGACTTCTCCGGGGACTACACAGAGCGGGTGGAGACGGCCCCGGCGTTCAAGTCCCTGCAGAAGCAGGTGGGGACACCGGACTCCCTGGAGTCGCTGGACATCCCCTCCACAGCCAGCTCCTGCGAGGTCTTCAGCCCCACTGCCTTCATCCCCGCCGGCCAGCCCAAGGCGCTTGACAGCGGCTACGACACCGAGAACAACGAGTCCCCCGAGTTTGTCCTCAAAGAGCCCCACGAGCCCCGAGAGCCGGAGGCATTCAGCCAGCTGGGGAAGccgcccccggggctgccggggggtgACAGTGAGGGTCCGGCACCCGAAACACGGCTCTCCACCTCCCTTGGGGCTGAACTGCACAGCCTGGCCGAGAAGAACCCCTACCGCGACTCTGCCTACTTTTCTGACTACGACGCCGAGGCCGAGCGTGGCCCCAAGGATGAGGAGGACAGCGATGGGTCCCGGACCCCGGAGGCAGAGGAGGGTCCCCGACCCCCCACGCAGGACCTGGAGCAAGCCTCCACGCCGGGAGAGGACCCTCTGCATCCCCCGGGGGCACccggcagccccccagcagcGCCTGGCGTTGCGGTGGCAGCGGACACGCCGGTGCCGGGGGATTTAGTGGGGGACTGGCGGGGGGCAGAGGCGGGGAACACGCCGGCCCCCACGGCGCCTGGCACCGAGCAGCGACCCGCCGGCACGGGGCTGGTGCCGGGCAGCTCCCCGCGCCCCGATGCAGATGCCTGTCCGCCGGGCTCTGTGCCACCCAAGACTTTCTTCTTGACCCCGGTGCTGGTGAGCCCCGGGGAGTCGGCGCCCATCGGAGGGACCCGTGTGCCCGAGGGTGTCCCCGGACTtggggaagctgctgctgggggcGAACAGACTGTGCCCCCCGCGCCGGGACttggggagccggggctgccacCAGAGGGGACTGGGGTGGGTGATGCGCCCGGGGGTCCCAGCACGCTGCTACCGGGGAGTGAGTCACCTCCGGGCCTCTCCCCGCTCCCGTCCCCCCGGGAGCCGCGGCCGGCCGCCCCTGAGCGCCGTGAGgagcccgaggaggaggaggaggacacggaGGACAGCGATGAGTCGGACGAGGAGCTGCGCTGCTACAACATCCAGGAGCAAAGCGAGGAGAGTGAGGAGGAGCCGGCGGCTGTGCCCATCGTGGTGGCCGAGAGCCAGAGCAGCAGGAACCTGCGCAGTCTCCTCAAGATGCCCAGCCTGCTCTCCGAGGCCTTCTGCGAGGACCTGGAGCGCAAGAAGAAGGCTGTCTCCTTCTACGATGACGTTACCATCTACCTCTTCGACCAG GAAAGCCCCACACGGGAGCTGGCTGAGCAGAGCTTCCCGGAGCCACCCCAGCCTTCGGGGCAGCCCCCCGCTAgcggcagcccccccagcccagcggACAGGCTGGGCGCCTCGGATGACTCCTCAGACGGCAACGCCTCGGAAGAGA GTGGTGGCTTTGAGTGGGACGACGACTTTCCGCTCATGCCGGTGAAGCCGTCCCTAGTGGCCTCGCTGACGGGGACACCGGCAGAGCCCGACCCGGCCGTGCCTGTGCTGCCCGCGCTGGTGCCGGCGCAGAAGCAGGTGCTGCCCATCCAGTTCTCCCGGTTCACGGTTTCACCCGCCCCGGTGTCCCGGTTCTCCATCACCCACGTCTCCGACTCGGACATGGACTCCATAGGAG GCAGCAGCGAAGACGGTGACCGGGAGTGA
- the AATK gene encoding serine/threonine-protein kinase LMTK1 isoform X3, whose translation MGRLAAAAAAMSAAFLSPSLAFSSHFDPDGTPLSELSWSSSLAVVAVSFSGLFTFIFLMLACLCCKKGDIGFKEFENAEGDDYVTELSAQGSPAPQHGPEVYVLPLTKVSLPMAKQPGRSVQLLKSADLGRQSLLYLKEIGHGWFGKVFLGEVNSGISSTQVVVKELKASASVQDQMQFLEEAQPYRALQHTNLLQCLAQCAEVTPYLLVMEFCPLGDLKGYLRSCRGAEAMTPDPLTLQRMACEVACGVLHLHRNNYIHSDLALRNCLLTADLTVKIGDYGLSHCKYKTLHTWQDDYFVTADQLWVPLRWIAPELIDEVHGNLLIVDQTKSSNVWSLGVTIWELFELGSQPYDHYSDRQVLAYAIKEQQLKLPKPQLKLSLSERWYEVMQFCWLQPEQRPTAEEVHLLLSYLCAKGATEAEEEFEKRWNSMKPNGSASASHHGAELSSFPLLEQFSADGFPSDGDDILTVMETSHGLNFEYKWEHTKTEHFQAPLGSLSPSSAARYHDLYYPATTTGHLSLGVSPSCYECKPPGCPGLPAPSVVPILGAHSPSLGSEYYIRIEGPGEGSAELDYAMCAYSPAGERGSPRPPSCWRAQGARNGSTYDSDSSPTVSLSMEPLLGHAPAGEGSWECAEYYPYPCQGQEPRGYEPSPSHGAEGYLLEEEPPQPGSQDWPVPGFQPSIFADPLGVSPSVNCAYSPRGYGEPRAAPPGGWPPGQSGARPDCVALELGEDSPPGAPRPQGASPPAQRHPWASNSSSNNNIGSGSPVAREPPAGDSWCYRRMITFRGLMAKPLGTVPRGQPQLGGSPPGHDFRHPRQDQAPGTAGGSSSPCRSPSPRRQAWHSRDSSTSGRSQAAALAGSPATPWGPSTALPAGAGAQHDACPDESVEGSSPARSPLPNAAAAPGTGEATPMASTATANPDPPAEPGVDGAQPAPEASEAAAPVPGEAVAESGACAAGDADRTPDKTFSSASFPSVDEGSDEDTAELTSGVFTDFSGDYTERVETAPAFKSLQKQVGTPDSLESLDIPSTASSCEVFSPTAFIPAGQPKALDSGYDTENNESPEFVLKEPHEPREPEAFSQLGKPPPGLPGGDSEGPAPETRLSTSLGAELHSLAEKNPYRDSAYFSDYDAEAERGPKDEEDSDGSRTPEAEEGPRPPTQDLEQASTPGEDPLHPPGAPGSPPAAPGVAVAADTPVPGDLVGDWRGAEAGNTPAPTAPGTEQRPAGTGLVPGSSPRPDADACPPGSVPPKTFFLTPVLVSPGESAPIGGTRVPEGVPGLGEAAAGGEQTVPPAPGLGEPGLPPEGTGVGDAPGGPSTLLPGSESPPGLSPLPSPREPRPAAPERREEPEEEEEDTEDSDESDEELRCYNIQEQSEESEEEPAAVPIVVAESQSSRNLRSLLKMPSLLSEAFCEDLERKKKAVSFYDDVTIYLFDQESPTRELAEQSFPEPPQPSGQPPASGSPPSPADRLGASDDSSDGNASEESGGFEWDDDFPLMPVKPSLVASLTGTPAEPDPAVPVLPALVPAQKQVLPIQFSRFTVSPAPVSRFSITHVSDSDMDSIGGSSEDGDRE comes from the exons ACGGCACCCCCCTTAGCGAGCTCTCCTGGTCCTCCTCGCTGGCCGTCGTGGCTGTTTCCTTCTCGGGGCTCTTCACCTTCATCTTCCTCATGTTGGCCTGCCTGTGCTGCAAGAAGGGGGACATTGGCTTCAAG GAGTTTGAGAACGCCGAGGGGGACGACTACGTGACGGAGCTCTCGGCCCAGGGCTCGCCCGCCCCCCAGCATGGCCCCGAGGTCTACGTGCTGCCCCTCACCAAGGTCTCCTTGCCCATGGCCAAGCAGCCGGGGCGCTCAG TGCAGCTCCTCAAGTCGGCGGACCTGGGGCggcagagcctgctctacctGAAGGAGATCGGGCACGGCTGGTTCGGCAAG GTGTTCCTGGGGGAGGTGAACTCGGGCATCAGCAGCACCCAGGTGGTGGTGAAGGAGCTGAAGGCGAGCGCCAGCGTGCAGGACCAGATGCAGTTCCTGGAGGAAGCGCAGCCCTACAG GGCCCTCCAGCACACCAACCTGCTGCAGTGCCTGGCCCAGTGCGCCGAGGTCACCCCGTACCTTCTGGTGATGGAGTTCTGCCCGCTG GGTGACCTGAAGGGGTACCTGCGGAGCTGTCGGGGGGCCGAGGCCATGACCCCGGACCCGCTGACCCTGCAGAGGATGGCGTGCGAGGTGGCCTGCGGCGTCCTGCACCTGCACAGGAACAACTACATCCACAG CGACCTGGCCCTGCGGAACTGCCTGCTCACCGCAGACCTGACCGTCAAGATCGGAGACTATGGGCTCTCGCACTGCAAGTACAAA ACCCTGCATACTTGGCAGGACGACTACTTCGTGACGGCCGACCAGCTGTGGGTGCCGCTGCGCTGGATCGCACCCGAGCTCATCGACGAAGTGCACGGCAACCTGCTCATCGTGGACCAGACCAAGTCCAGCAATGTCTg GTCGCTGGGCGTCACCATCTGGGAGCTGTTTGAGCTGGGCAGCCAGCCCTACGACCACTACTCCGACCGGCAAGTGCTCGCCTACGCCATCAAGGAGCAGCAGCTCAAGCTGCCCAAGCCCCAGCTGAAGCTGTCGCTGTCGGAGCGCTG GTACGAGGTGATGCAGTTCTGCTGGCTGCAGCCGGAGCAGCGCCCGACGGCGGAGGAGGTGCACCTCCTGCTCTCCTACCTCTGCGCCAAGGGGGCGACGGAGGCAGAGGAAGAGTTCGAGAAGCGCTGGAACTCCATGAAGCCCAACGGCAGCGCCAGCGCCAGCCACCACGGTGCCGAGCTCTCCTCCTTCCCGCTGCTGGAGCAGTTCTCGGCCGACGGCTTCCCCTCGGACGGGGACGACATCCTCACCGTCATGGAGACCAGCCACGGCCTCAATTTCGAGTACAAGTGGGAGCACACCAAGACAGAGCACTTCCAGGCGCCCCTGGGGTCCCTGAGCCCCAGCAGTGCCGCCCGCTACCACGACCTCTACTACCCGGCCACAACCACGGGGCACCTGAGCCTGGGGGTCTCACCCTCCTGCTACGAGTGCAAGCCACCGGGCTGCCCTGGCTTGCCGGCACCCAGCGTGGTGCCCATCCTGGGCGCCCACAGCCCCTCGCTTGGCAGCGAGTACTACATCCGCATCGAGGGgcccggggagggcagcgctGAGCTGGACTACGCCATGTGCGCCTACAGCCCCGCGGGCGAGCGGGGGTCCCCGCGCCCCCCGTCCTGCTGGAGAGCACAGGGTGCCCGCAACGGCAGCACCTACGACTCCGACAGCAGCCCCACCGTCTCCCTCAGCATGGAGCCGCTTCTGGGCCACGCGCCGGCGGGCGAGGGCTCCTGGGAATGCGCCGAGTACTACCCCtacccctgccaggggcaggagcCGCGGGGCTACGAGCCATCCCCTAGCCACGGGGCCGAGGGCTACCTGCTGGaggaggagcccccccagccGGGCAGCCAGGACTGGCCCGTCCCTGGTTTCCAGCCCAGCATCTTCGCCGACCCGCTGGGCGTCTCCCCGTCGGTGAACTGCGCCTACAGCCCCCGGGGGTACGGGGAGCCGCGGGCAGCCCCGCCGGGCGGGTGGCCGCCAGGGCAGAGCGGGGCCCGGCCGGACTGCGTGGCGCTGGAGCTGGGTGAGGAcagcccccccggagccccccgcccGCAGGGTGCGAGCCCCCCAGCTCAGCGGCACCCCTGGGCCTCCAACAGCTCCTCCAACAACAACATCGGCAGCGGCAGCCCCGTGGCCCGTGAGCCCCCGGCCGGCGACAGCTGGTGCTACCGCCGCATGATCACCTTCCGCGGGCTGATGGCCAAGCCGCTGGGCACCGTGCCACGCGGCCAGCCCCAGCTTGGGGGGTCCCCGCCGGGCCACGACTTCCGCCACCCgcggcaggatcaggcccccggcaccgccggcgGCTCCTCCTCCCCGTGCCGCTCGCCCTCCCCGCGGCGTCAGGCCTGGCACAGCCGTGACTCATCAACCTCCGGccgctcgcaggcagcagcgctggctggcagccctgccACGCCGTGGGGCCCCAGCACGGCCCTGCCAGCCGGAGCGGGGGCCCAGCACGATGCCTGCCCGGACGAGAGCGTggaggggagcagccctgcccgcagcccgctGCCCAACGCCGCGGCTGCACCGGGGACGGGGGAAGCCACCCCCATGGCCAGCACCGCCACTGCGAACCCTGACCCCCCCGCGGAGCCCGGCGTAGATGGCGCCCAGCCTGCGCCGGAGGCCTCCGAGGCAGCCGCGCCGGTGCCCGGGGAGGCTGTCGCTGAGAGCGGTGCGTGTGCTGCCGGCGATGCGGACCGGACACCGGACAAGACCTTCTCCAGCGCCAGCTTCCCCAGCGTGGACGAGGGGAGCGATGAGGACACGGCGGAGCTGACCTCTGGCGTCTTCACCGACTTCTCCGGGGACTACACAGAGCGGGTGGAGACGGCCCCGGCGTTCAAGTCCCTGCAGAAGCAGGTGGGGACACCGGACTCCCTGGAGTCGCTGGACATCCCCTCCACAGCCAGCTCCTGCGAGGTCTTCAGCCCCACTGCCTTCATCCCCGCCGGCCAGCCCAAGGCGCTTGACAGCGGCTACGACACCGAGAACAACGAGTCCCCCGAGTTTGTCCTCAAAGAGCCCCACGAGCCCCGAGAGCCGGAGGCATTCAGCCAGCTGGGGAAGccgcccccggggctgccggggggtgACAGTGAGGGTCCGGCACCCGAAACACGGCTCTCCACCTCCCTTGGGGCTGAACTGCACAGCCTGGCCGAGAAGAACCCCTACCGCGACTCTGCCTACTTTTCTGACTACGACGCCGAGGCCGAGCGTGGCCCCAAGGATGAGGAGGACAGCGATGGGTCCCGGACCCCGGAGGCAGAGGAGGGTCCCCGACCCCCCACGCAGGACCTGGAGCAAGCCTCCACGCCGGGAGAGGACCCTCTGCATCCCCCGGGGGCACccggcagccccccagcagcGCCTGGCGTTGCGGTGGCAGCGGACACGCCGGTGCCGGGGGATTTAGTGGGGGACTGGCGGGGGGCAGAGGCGGGGAACACGCCGGCCCCCACGGCGCCTGGCACCGAGCAGCGACCCGCCGGCACGGGGCTGGTGCCGGGCAGCTCCCCGCGCCCCGATGCAGATGCCTGTCCGCCGGGCTCTGTGCCACCCAAGACTTTCTTCTTGACCCCGGTGCTGGTGAGCCCCGGGGAGTCGGCGCCCATCGGAGGGACCCGTGTGCCCGAGGGTGTCCCCGGACTtggggaagctgctgctgggggcGAACAGACTGTGCCCCCCGCGCCGGGACttggggagccggggctgccacCAGAGGGGACTGGGGTGGGTGATGCGCCCGGGGGTCCCAGCACGCTGCTACCGGGGAGTGAGTCACCTCCGGGCCTCTCCCCGCTCCCGTCCCCCCGGGAGCCGCGGCCGGCCGCCCCTGAGCGCCGTGAGgagcccgaggaggaggaggaggacacggaGGACAGCGATGAGTCGGACGAGGAGCTGCGCTGCTACAACATCCAGGAGCAAAGCGAGGAGAGTGAGGAGGAGCCGGCGGCTGTGCCCATCGTGGTGGCCGAGAGCCAGAGCAGCAGGAACCTGCGCAGTCTCCTCAAGATGCCCAGCCTGCTCTCCGAGGCCTTCTGCGAGGACCTGGAGCGCAAGAAGAAGGCTGTCTCCTTCTACGATGACGTTACCATCTACCTCTTCGACCAG GAAAGCCCCACACGGGAGCTGGCTGAGCAGAGCTTCCCGGAGCCACCCCAGCCTTCGGGGCAGCCCCCCGCTAgcggcagcccccccagcccagcggACAGGCTGGGCGCCTCGGATGACTCCTCAGACGGCAACGCCTCGGAAGAGA GTGGTGGCTTTGAGTGGGACGACGACTTTCCGCTCATGCCGGTGAAGCCGTCCCTAGTGGCCTCGCTGACGGGGACACCGGCAGAGCCCGACCCGGCCGTGCCTGTGCTGCCCGCGCTGGTGCCGGCGCAGAAGCAGGTGCTGCCCATCCAGTTCTCCCGGTTCACGGTTTCACCCGCCCCGGTGTCCCGGTTCTCCATCACCCACGTCTCCGACTCGGACATGGACTCCATAGGAG GCAGCAGCGAAGACGGTGACCGGGAGTGA